Part of the Mytilus trossulus isolate FHL-02 chromosome 2, PNRI_Mtr1.1.1.hap1, whole genome shotgun sequence genome is shown below.
atgcatatattgaaaatttaccACTGATTTGTCTTTGTAGTATTAATTGTAATAATGTCCCACACAgaataaattgttattatatGCATATCTTAATTGATTAGACATCATGCAACGTGTATAGTTGACACCTTTTTAATCACCATAGGTTAAACAAACAACTGGCACATGTACTGTTGACACCTTTCTAATCACCCAAGTACCTGTTATTACACGAAATTGGGAACTAAATATCCAATTAAAtgtgtcttgttttttttcatttttactccAAATCTATTTTtggatacatgtataatatgtatCTGATATTTCTGACGTATATTTATGCATATTATACTGATAAACTGTAttgtttaaagtaaataaagaattgaattgaattgaattgaatgtataataaatgtttgCCTCGGCTTGCCTTTCTAAAAACATTGTATCTGTTTGATGTGACCATTTGAATATAATTACTTTTCAATTGCTGAATCCATTACAGATTAGTGAAATTGTTAAGAAGCCATTTACTGTCAATCAaatttgtctttgtttatttactaaTCATAAACACCAAGGattaaacacaataaaaacacgAACACACGCCAATCATTAACATTTCTTTTGTCAATAAACATCATAAATCACAATAACATTTCTTCAAGTATAAGTTAATTACCCTCATTTAAACATATCTAATTCAActcatataacaaatattaatcatttctataaatacgatcttttttattcaaaaatattcattataatCTCATAAATtcgtatataattttaatatataagatttttttttattacagtaaaaaaaacaatcttctAATCGTAGTCCGAGTTGGTTCAATATATTTCTGCATATGAATAATGGTAGGCCGAGTTTGTTATAGTCCGAGTTAGTTATAGTCCGATTTTGTTATAGTCCGACTTTGTTTTAGTCCGAGTTATCCAGCAGCGATAAGAACTATGTCAgatcattaagaaaaaatgaaaatattaaatgagaGAGGTTTTCTCCTGGTCTGACTCCTACATTTGGAGCAAAATATTCAGAGAAATTATTACCTTCTCTTAAACATGATTTTGCATTTTCATACAGATTCTGTACAGCAATAAGCATTTTACCATCAATATCATTTCGTAACTTGCCATAGTTAACTATGGCAAAAATTGTTACGAAATGGTATTGATGATAAAATGCTTATTGCTGTACAGAATCTACTAACcaagtccgtccgtccgtcagtcctgtttcttgtcatcacaactcctctcaaaccgctcaacagaatttcacgaaaccttttcagataataaggacatactatgtagttgtgcatatcgacgggaaattgcgattcaatttttttttctaggagttatgcccctttgaacttatttactttaacgtactactgcaacagtttgtcatcgcaactcctctcaaaccacacaacagaattttacgaaaccttttcagttaataaggacatactatgtagttgtgcatatcaacgggaaattgcgattcaattttttttccaggagttatacgcccctttgaacttatttactttaatgtactactgcaacagtttgtcatcgcaactcctctcaaaccacacaacagaatttcacgaaaccttttcagataataaggacatactatgtagttgtgcatatcgacgggaaattgcgattcaattttttttctaggagttacgcccctttgaacttatttactttagtgtactactgcaacagtttgtcatcgcaactcctctcaaaccacacaacagaatttcacgaaaccttttcagataataaggacatactatgtagttgtgcatatcaacgggaaattgcgattcaatatTTTTCCAGGAGTTATACGctcctttgaacttatttactttaatgtactactgcaacagtttgtcatcgcaactcctctcaaaccacacaacagaatttcacgaaaccttttcagttaataaggacatactatgtagttgtgaaTATTGAAGgaaaattgcgattcaattttttttctaggagttacgcccctttgaacttatttactttagtgtactactgcaacagtttgtcatcgcaactcctctgaaactactcaacagaatttcatgaaaccttttcagataataaggacatactatgtagatgtgcatatcgacaagacatttttattcattttttttctaggagttatgcccctttgaacttatttgcttcaatgtacttctgcaacagtttgtcatctcaactcctctgaaaccacacaacagaatttcatgaaagtTAACATCCTTTTTAATATCCAAAAGTGGTACTTGTACTTCTAATGTGCTTCAGTTATTTCTCTATGAACAGAAATTGTTAATTATATACTGgtataaaaagtttgattacACTAAGTGtgtttatacgactgcaaaatattttttgggatcgtataatggtatgatgtcatCGTCTGGGTCGTCATAGGAAGACACATTTAGTTTCCGAACAATTATTTGagtttaagtgaatggatctctatgaattTTTTAAGAaggtttattaccacaaaaggaaggttgggatgattttggggatgatggtcccaaccgttttggaataaggggcccaaaaaaAGCACTTTCTAGTTTCAAAGTGGCTGCTCTCAGAGGGGGCCCGATCCAGTCAAGCTTcggtgattccctatataatcaactaattttttttctcaaaaggggggcccgggccccctgtcccctaaatccgcctctggtgTCACTATGTAGCTATAGGAAGCCATCTTTTGACTTCAAGGTCACAATCTGGGATGCATCTTGTTTCCGGCTCTTCACATATGACCACAATCTTTTAGGGTTTTTCTCCAAGTCGTTgcttaggggacgaccatttcaTATTTTGGAGGGGaggggggcaggaggattttgaaaataaataactcagccttgataatcacacaaataaatggtttgttctgtggtagtttgaaaataaattacctgacttgcaatgtattgaaaataaataactcagcaggtctaaTCGAAAGTATGAGGTGGCATCAGATTCTTcataaattcttcttttttccccaaaaaaatcaggaaatttgttcaataataaaagtttaaatgttatttaaatatacttgaaatgtctgaaaattGGTTTCATTTAACTTGAGGTATATTGTCTGAGGAAACCTTACctcacttttattttaacagggccttaactacattgaggcaaatgTCTCATGTAGGAAATTTAAAACCAAACGCTTgtcttcatatcaaattgtgttCACGGCGAGTGTCTTGCAAGAGGCAAGTTCTGTTATCCCTCAGAAATAGCCCTGATTATTCAggatcaatgtttcttatttatttgtcttttgttcattgattGCCCTTTTGTATTCTGTAAGTGTTGCATTCCTTTTGTAAtctagtaattttgttattaacttgATCATGAGtttaaataaactgttatcacagagatatgtctcgcctttttgtaattttggcaaTGAATTGTGCCAATTAATGCTAATACAATTGCAAACCAAATATCAATGACCTACCACAAGTGGATCCCCATAAATTGACTTAattacaaactaatacatgtaatgtaagcCAAACcaatcaaagtcaatagaccatgactgagggggcggagccaaataatctccatggcaatgagatgtgacaattctaatacatctgcataccaattatcattgatgtaccacaagtggatctccataaactgacctaatcacaaactaatacatgtaaagtaagcaaaccattcaaagtcaatagaccatgactgaggagGCGGAGACAAAaaatctccatggcaatgagatgtggcaatggtaatacatctgcataccaattatcattgaggtaccacaagtggatctccataaactgacctaatcacaaactaatacatgtaaagtaagcaaaccattcaaagtcaatagaccatgactgagggggcggagccaaataaGCTCCATGGCAATGAGTTGTGgcaatggtaatacatctgcataccaattatcattgacataccactagtggttccccataaaactgagctaatcacaaactaatacattgccGACGgcggaaacagcatacctatgtctcgctttttgactccgtcaaggcgagacaaaaacTGGATATGGAAAATGttaccgaataaggaaatgaaaatcgaataaggaaatagaaaccgaataaggaaatcgaaactgaataaggaaatagaaactgaataaggaaatcgaaactgaataaggaaatgaaaatcgaaaaaaaaaaaggaaaacgaataaggaaacgaaaaaaaatttgtttcttgaaaaataaattttaaggaaaaaaatttgaggaaaaaataatttgaggaaaaaataatgttaaaaaagaaattttgaggaaaaaaaaattcagtttggactttgaatatcgaaaaaggaaaaaggaaacaACTTGTGTCTGGTTTCAGCTCACAgctcaacattttaaaaaaaaaaatcgacagaacttgcattttaccccctGGGTTTTATTTTACCCATATTGACCATATTGGTTTGCAGACAGGGTTATCACTTCAAATTAGTTACTGAATGATgatttttgccatttaattcaattttgcCAGTAGATTCAGAGAAGAAGTTGTTTTAACATCCATTAAGTCCATTTTGTTGCTGTATTATTCATAAGGCACATTTGGAGGATCTGCTTACTTTTCCAGAGGAATCTGGCGTGTGAGATCACACCTGATTGTTGCCTTTGTTCAGTCTTTAGTGTGCTATGTGGagttttgaagatttttttaaattttatttcattttttttgccaCAATTTGTTTCTCTTTCTTCAACTTCTAAATTTGTATTCTCTCTGAGATCACACCTGATTTTTGCTTTTGTTCAGTCTTTAGTGTGCTATGTGGagttttgaagattttttattttatttcattttttgccaCAATTTGTTTCTCTTTCTTCAACTTCTAAATTTgtattctctttttttcttctttactTTATCTGTGTAAAAACTAACCATCTAATtacttttttgcatttttctgCATCATGTTTGTAAGACaggctttctttaaaaaatggcCAACATAAATATAACAAGAGTgagttttctcttttttttatgatattccTCTCAATAACACAACAAATACACAAGTCACAATTACATGTAACTGgccacaaaatgaaaaaaatgaaacacacataaacaaaacaGTACCAcacatataacaaacaaaatcattaaaaatcttATACTACATAAAAGTTCATACATTGACacatgaaataattataaatctATTCTGAAATTCTTTTCTggcacatgtacatgtagaataGATTTGATAGACAGAATATAATTGTATGGACATGTACATGACAATACATTTCTATGGAACAGAATTTGATAGTTTAAAGTAAAGTGAAAAGATTTGTCTTAACAAACTTAAATTCATGCATTTGATATTTCTAATCAATCAAGTTGAcagtattttttacttttaatttaaataatactaTATTGTAATTTCctgtacaaaaaatatttagtcaaaaaaatatattctcaGTGTGGCAAAGAAACTATGAAACTAACAAAGATCAAAAGTCCAATACAGATTTTCTTGAAGTACAAAAAATGTAGGATTTTGATAAAAAAGGGTTTGATGAAATTTACCAAAAATGATTGGCTATGAATAAATAATGTGCAtccttattttcttaaatgCTTATCAATAAACTaagtttttcttgaaataaagaaataaaacaacacaaagactataaatggaaaaaaaatcataaacagGGCCAatattgtacatacatgtaaagtataactaagaatgaaaatttatatttccaaaatttctactggtaaaaacaaataattgacaaaatgtcaatgcattacatgtgattcataattaacaaattcAGAAGAATGGTATTTCATTCCATTCacaaatgtatgtacaaatCTTTTCACCATGATGAAGAAATAAACATGATTTAGAATCACAATTTGTAGAGGGGTCATCTATAATTCTCCTCAAGTCCAGCTTTTCACCAAAAGTTATCACATTTTATACTGAAATGTGTTTAACTTACAAGTATTTTGTCTTATAAGACTTTTTGTGAAATTCATTGCTGAGTTTAACAATAAACATTAGGGTATGGTACATGAACATGTATTTCATAAGAATTATTACCtgctaaaatataataatggAGAAGAAACAAAGAAGTGTTAAACAGattattaaagtaaaaaaataaaaatactgtcAGGGTGCTTCTTTAGTTCTTTTACAGAAagatttttcttataaaaaaaaccttaaccTGAAGATTCattgaaaatttatgaaaaaaagttaagacaTCTAATATTCTAATCCACAACATCCATAGCATGGTAACTTAATTCAGGCTAGTTCATGTgtcaaacaattataaaacaagaatgtgtgcCCAGAACACTGATGCCCCATCcacactattattttctatgttcagtggactgtgaaaagGGGGtaaaaaactctaatttggcattaaaattagaaaaatcatatcaaaggaaaatgtgtactaagtctcaagttgattggacttcaacttcatcaaaaactaccttgatcaaaaactttaacctgaagcgggacagacagacacacagaccagaaaacataatgcccatacaTTGGGCATAATACAAATGGGTAAACTTTGAAATATCTTTGTAATTGTACAAGTTGTTTAATGAAGTTAGAATATttctaatttcatttttataaagaatttgagattctgtcttttaattttaacataGTCATGGTTGTAATatgaatatttctaaaattgaaaagttAATAGGCATCTGTAGGGATCTGCAGTAGATGCACATTTTTACAGGTAGGTTTACATTGGATCAGATGCagctacattgtacatgtacatttgattGTAAATGCTGAACTTGATGGCAAAAGGTTTGAGGGTTACCTCTCTTGTCtaaatggtaaaaataaaacatcagaaCAAAAGACAGATACAGTGTTGTCATAAAAAATTTGGGTAAAGAAAATTGCCTATTACCCATGACCCAGAAAGTACAACATTAACTGTATACAATTTCTATCAGATTATTATATTCAAGACAGTATTTTCTCctactttacaaaaatgtataatgtatcatctgattttcaaattgttagactttttttaattttcaaatgatgTAATTCCCTTATTAAGCATACatacatcataaaattgagaatggaaatggggaatgtgtcaaagagacaacaacccgaccaaaataaaaaaacacaacagcagaaggtcaccaacaggtcttcaatgtagcgagaaattcccgcatacatgtatatatatatgcttattAGAGGTTTTGGAAtaggtacatgtacaaaaaatgtacctGCTCAGTGCACTTATCTTAAACCTTACAGTCttcaaaaaatttagtttttgaatttttttactcATTCTAATTACATGCATGTATGTACAATTGCACATGTTAATTTTTCAAGAACAGtaataatgaaattttgacacaccATTAACATGTAGCACTATAGATTTTCCAAGTTCATTCATAGCAGCAGACTCTTTCGTCTTTAACACAGTTCTGTGATCAAGGAGGAAAAATTGTTTTTCACTTctcaaaaaaaactaaacaagcAGAAACTAGTTGCATGACTGAAGTTGAACAAGGTAacaattgtacaaaaaaaaacacttccTAAAGtgtacatcatacatgtattagaaaaatttatgaaagtgattcaataaacaaatgaaaacagaAAAGACATTTAGAATTGTAAAACAACTTTGGGATATATCTAGTAAATGATATACCTAACTTTTTTAAACATGATCATGGCTACATacaaaacactttttaaaattcatcatACAACAGTAAACTTCCATTGCAATTGCAAGTACTAATACAAATTTATGCAgacttcatacatgtacatttatttaattcactTTCTGTGGAACAATCCTAGCCTCTTAttagaaataatataataatttaatacagAAGTACAAACAAAGcatgtattacatgtacatgatgtaggtAGTTGTTacatgttaaaagaaaataaaacataaaataagaataattatgtaattatgtttccatcaacatgatcaatacaTGTAGATGATTGCCTGAGACATATTAAAAGCTCTATTAAAATAagaacatacatttataaattatgccAGATTCACAAATGTGAACAAAAGAAAGTCTTGGTCTAATTTATTTGcaactatttttcatttttcatgtttatttatgattatataattacatgtaaGACATGTAAAAGAAACTGATTGCATATACAGAATTTCAACAATTGACATGCTTGATCACCGGACTTCTGTTAAAGaccatgcatgtacatgtagtgtAGACCTCTTTATgatgttttttgtgtgtttcgGGTGTTGTTCGTTCACATTTTAAGATCAAAAGAAATCTTTACACATTTACACACATTTTAGTGCAAAGGATGTGCAGAAAGAGAATTAACttgacaaaaatgttaaaattaaatacacatttgaaaatgtctgtaaatTGCACATAATGTCAGTTCAAAAATTGGTGTAATTGTTAGAATCCTATTCCTATAGCTAGTCACAATGATGATCTGGCTCTGCTGCTGAGGTTGATGTAGTTCTTTGCAAATCACCAACTGATCTAAAACTGCTGCTTTCCCTTGGTGTGAATACAGCACTAGCACTGCTTGATGGCACAACATTAGCATCGTTAATTTGCCTTCTGATCTTTGTAAGTTCCTCGGCTTTCGTGCTTGCATAATGATGATACATCATTTTAACACCTGTTACGACAGAAAGAcgaagtcttaaattataccgAAAGGAATTCTTCTTGAATTTAACAGCCCTTTTGTAACGAACTTCCAAGTCTCTTATTTTCTGATCTAACAGGGCTATTTGTTGACACGCCCTCTCAAACTTAATCCTAGCATCACTTTCCTTTTCCAACAGATGACTGTGGTCCATTGATGTTCCTCTATCAACAGTCCCTGCcatattaatgtttattttctgtgaGCTCTAAGTGCAAAGATAACCTTGAATATTCTTATTATGACAAGAAATATAGGTTCAGCATGTTGAAAAACTTATAACGTGactttgagaaacagctgtttTTATAGACATTCTATGTGCCTGTGTGTGTATAAATAATGACGAAATTTCGACCAGGTATTTTATCTTTATCCTACAATTGTTATTTCGCATACAGGACTAGGTATTGCGTCTGAAAAGACTGGTAAATGAGGATTATTTTCTTCGGAAATCTCTCTTGACAATAAACAGGAAGTGAAAATATTTCCAATTTTCTCGGGTTTTATCCATATCGGTGCCACTACATTTGGAATGCCTCTGTGGTTATTGTCACTCTTgcagtaaacaataaaacatttgttttcataaacTGCTACATGCCTCACGTGTTTACTGATTATAGGTTGCAGTTAGAAAATTCGACAGACACAGATTACATGGTGGAGAGACTTGGTATGtgaaaattacaatttatagtGCTTAAGTTCAGGTGTAAGTtgttataaaaatcatataaaagagggacgaaagataccagagggaccactagtccaaataattatgacgtcttaaaaggctattatattttttttctttgaagtcGAAGTAATGcgtcaaagtaaaaaaatacataagcctttcaagacgtcataattatttggacaatTAAAGGGACCACAGGCATAAACTGGTCCGCCCTTCTATCACAGGAGTTTGAAATCCTATCAATAACGGggtaaaaatataccaaagtcGACTATCATAGTAGAGCTTCTCTCGAAGAGAGATAGTAGAGCTTCTCTCGAAGAGAGATTCTCTCTTCGAGAGAAGCTCTACTATGATAGTCgactttggtatatttttaccCCGTTAATCTCTCTTCGAGAGAAGCTCTACTATGATAGTCgactttggtatatttttaccCCGTTAATCTCTCTTCGAGAGAAGCTCTACTATGATAGTCgactttggtatatttttaccCCGTTATTGATAGGATTTCAAACTCCTGTGATTACAGTGATAGGAAATTGACCTCAAATGTTAATACTGCGATGCCGCAAAATAAACAAGTACAACTGAGCTGGTATCTTTTGTTCCCTTAAGAACTCAGTGGGGTAATAAATGTGctaatttttctttgatttgttatcagtataaaacataatttattaattaaacataGCCCATGATGTACAAGTCTCATTGAATTAATTCTGACCACGGGATTTAGGCCATACCTGTtgtcagtgtagcgataagtgaacagGGGTCCAGTTTACCACAGGCACTGGTTTGCTATCCATAGAAAGGTCGGCTATCCATATCTATCCATATATGGATAGTCAACCTTCCTACATGTcctatggatagaaacaagtgcctgtgagagggacagtcaaactcataaattgaaaatacacTGACagcgccatggctaaaaatgaaaaaaacaattagaCAAACAATACAAcacatgatatatacatgtagaaaactaaataataagcaACACAGACCCTACCAAAAAttaggagtgatctcaggtgctctggaaggtataaagcagatcctgctccacatgtggcacccatcgtgttgctcatattTTAATGTCTaaatatataatcatgataatcaaacagacctagaaaaatcCAATTGCTTGCATTTGTTATTTGGAGGTCATCTTGATTATAAATAGATGGTGTCTGGTCTAAAATAAGAGTGAAATATCGATACATTAGTGCAGGACAATGCAATGTTCATGTGTTTTATGTAAACTGACTTTATGTAAATTTGATGTCAGTAGTTCCTTTaggtttgttataaataaaacatgtgacTTTTgctaaaatcattaaaaacgaatttgacatacagctcA
Proteins encoded:
- the LOC134707689 gene encoding uncharacterized protein LOC134707689 — its product is MAGTVDRGTSMDHSHLLEKESDARIKFERACQQIALLDQKIRDLEVRYKRAVKFKKNSFRYNLRLRLSVVTGVKMMYHHYASTKAEELTKIRRQINDANVVPSSSASAVFTPRESSSFRSVGDLQRTTSTSAAEPDHHCD